A region of Streptomyces sp. R44 DNA encodes the following proteins:
- a CDS encoding methyltransferase domain-containing protein, whose product MTHASAQPAAHETAVYTHGHHESVLRSHSWRTAANSAAYLLPELRAGLDVLDVGCGPGTITADLAALVAPGRVTAVDAAEDVLAKARAVAAERGLENVEFAVADVHALDFPDDSFDVVHAHQVLQHVGDPVQALREMRRVCRPGGVVAARDSDYGAFAWFPERPALDGWLDLYHRVARANGGEPDAGRRLFSWARQAGFTDVTTTAGTWCFATPEERDWWSGLWADRTTASGYADLAVTGGHATAGELASIAEAWREWGKQEDAWFMVPHGEIVCRVS is encoded by the coding sequence ATGACGCACGCCTCCGCGCAGCCCGCGGCCCATGAGACCGCCGTCTACACGCACGGCCACCACGAGTCGGTCCTGCGCTCGCACAGCTGGCGGACCGCCGCCAACTCCGCCGCCTACCTGCTGCCCGAACTGCGCGCGGGCCTGGACGTCCTGGACGTGGGCTGCGGGCCCGGCACCATCACCGCCGACCTGGCCGCGCTGGTCGCGCCGGGCCGGGTGACCGCGGTCGACGCGGCCGAGGACGTGCTGGCCAAGGCCCGCGCCGTCGCGGCCGAACGCGGCCTGGAGAACGTCGAGTTCGCGGTCGCCGACGTCCACGCCCTGGACTTCCCCGACGACTCCTTCGACGTCGTCCACGCCCATCAGGTGCTGCAGCACGTCGGCGACCCGGTCCAGGCGCTGCGCGAGATGCGGCGCGTGTGCCGGCCCGGCGGGGTCGTCGCGGCCCGCGACAGCGACTACGGGGCCTTCGCCTGGTTCCCCGAGCGGCCCGCCCTGGACGGCTGGCTGGACCTGTACCACCGGGTCGCGCGCGCCAACGGCGGCGAACCGGACGCGGGACGGCGGCTGTTCTCCTGGGCCCGGCAGGCCGGCTTCACCGACGTCACGACGACGGCCGGCACCTGGTGCTTCGCCACCCCGGAGGAGCGGGACTGGTGGAGCGGTCTGTGGGCGGACCGTACGACCGCCTCCGGCTACGCCGACCTGGCCGTCACAGGCGGGCACGCGACCGCCGGCGAACTGGCGTCGATCGCGGAGGCCTGGCGGGAGTGGGGCAAGCAGGAGGACGCCTGGTTCATGGTCCCGCACGGCGAGATCGTGTGCCGGGTGTCCTGA
- a CDS encoding N-acetyltransferase family protein, whose amino-acid sequence MPIREALPGDAAALAAVHVLSWRAAYRDLLPGPYLDALDVGERAAVWRARLTAPDRPTVLVATADDGRLVAFSCFRPWPDGEFAPGSTAELAALYALPEVWGTGVGRALLSASTEALVAAGFRAAALWVFAGNARGRGFYEAGGWRPDGTAVREETGGRVLEELRYRRELLT is encoded by the coding sequence ATGCCGATACGTGAAGCGCTTCCCGGGGACGCGGCGGCCCTCGCCGCCGTGCACGTCCTGTCCTGGCGGGCCGCCTACCGCGACCTGCTGCCCGGCCCGTACCTCGACGCCCTGGACGTCGGGGAGCGCGCCGCCGTCTGGCGCGCCCGTCTCACGGCCCCCGACCGGCCCACGGTGCTCGTGGCGACGGCGGACGACGGGCGGCTCGTCGCGTTCTCCTGCTTCCGGCCGTGGCCGGACGGGGAGTTCGCGCCGGGGAGCACGGCCGAGCTCGCGGCGCTGTACGCCCTGCCGGAGGTGTGGGGTACGGGCGTCGGGCGGGCGCTCCTCTCCGCGTCCACCGAGGCGCTCGTCGCGGCCGGGTTCCGGGCGGCGGCGCTGTGGGTGTTCGCGGGCAACGCGCGGGGCCGCGGGTTCTACGAGGCCGGGGGCTGGCGGCCGGACGGAACGGCGGTGCGGGAGGAGACGGGTGGCCGGGTCCTGGAGGAACTCCGCTACCGGCGGGAGCTGTTGACATGA
- a CDS encoding sulfite oxidase yields MPHSPAPARRSLLKLLAAGPAVSALGGLAAAPAYADPANLVPGSAPGIVKALPPEYFTVRGTNAEARYETFADTGLLTPADRFFVRNHTSTPVLDASDWRLTLWGDGLHGRTPVTFTYGQLRDLPSVTRTALIECAGNGRTLYTTQQGEPVTGTAWTLGAVGAARWRGVRLADVLRRAGIAHDAVDVQPRGLDDPYVSGGTDYGRVRRPLPVAKALDDVILAYEMNGEPLPYDHGHPVRLVVPSWIGIASIKWLGDIEVSTKPLTSPWSTTWYRLFGDAHPAGGSAPITRQTLKSSYQLPFGATLEAGRLHRLTGRAWSALAPVRTVEVSTDGGTHWRHAHLHDTPRRDGWVRWSVPWRPHTTGPATLLSRTTDAAGNTQPERAVHNTQGYLFNAVVRHPVTVV; encoded by the coding sequence GTGCCGCACTCGCCCGCGCCCGCCCGCCGCTCCCTCCTGAAGCTGCTCGCAGCGGGTCCGGCGGTCTCCGCCCTCGGCGGGCTCGCCGCCGCCCCCGCGTACGCCGATCCCGCGAACCTCGTGCCGGGCTCCGCGCCCGGCATCGTCAAAGCCCTTCCCCCGGAGTACTTCACGGTCCGCGGGACCAATGCCGAGGCCCGCTACGAGACCTTCGCCGACACCGGCCTCCTCACCCCCGCCGACCGCTTCTTCGTCCGCAACCACACCTCCACCCCCGTCCTCGACGCCTCCGACTGGCGGCTGACCCTCTGGGGCGACGGACTCCACGGCCGCACCCCCGTCACCTTCACCTACGGGCAGCTCCGCGACCTGCCCTCCGTCACCCGGACGGCCCTGATCGAATGCGCCGGAAACGGCCGCACCCTCTACACCACCCAGCAGGGCGAGCCGGTCACCGGCACCGCCTGGACCCTCGGCGCCGTCGGGGCCGCCCGCTGGCGCGGCGTCCGCCTCGCCGACGTGCTCCGGCGCGCCGGGATCGCCCACGACGCCGTCGACGTCCAGCCGCGCGGCCTGGACGACCCGTACGTCTCCGGCGGCACCGACTACGGCCGGGTCCGTCGCCCGCTGCCGGTCGCCAAGGCCCTCGACGACGTGATCCTGGCGTACGAGATGAACGGCGAGCCCCTCCCGTACGACCACGGACACCCCGTCCGGCTCGTCGTGCCCTCCTGGATCGGCATCGCCTCCATCAAGTGGCTCGGCGACATCGAGGTCTCCACCAAGCCGCTCACCTCGCCCTGGTCCACCACCTGGTACCGCCTCTTCGGCGACGCCCACCCCGCCGGCGGCAGCGCGCCGATCACCCGCCAGACCCTCAAGTCCTCCTACCAGCTGCCCTTCGGCGCCACCCTGGAGGCCGGCCGCCTCCACCGGCTCACCGGCCGCGCCTGGTCCGCCCTCGCGCCCGTGCGGACCGTGGAGGTCTCCACCGACGGCGGCACCCACTGGCGGCACGCCCACCTCCACGACACCCCGCGCCGCGACGGCTGGGTCCGCTGGAGCGTGCCGTGGCGCCCGCACACCACCGGACCGGCCACGCTGCTCTCCCGCACCACCGACGCCGCCGGCAACACCCAGCCCGAGCGGGCCGTCCACAACACCCAGGGGTACCTCTTCAACGCGGTCGTGCGTCACCCGGTCACCGTCGTCTGA
- a CDS encoding aminotransferase class I/II-fold pyridoxal phosphate-dependent enzyme produces MRQTAPEGRGPVRYGPPAPDSGLPVLPGLAGLLAAAAGRATPEPPGGGPVLREAAAGYWWRRGLRTHPEDVAAAPGAPALLLALIAAHGGDLLLPRPCPAWWTPQARLLGRPAYHVPTPAEAGGVPDPYALLETVRRIRAEGGDPRVLLLSVADDPTATVAPPELVREACEAAVAEGLHVISDETWRDTLHHPHDTMLLSPAEMCPDDVTVLTDLGGALTPAAWPCAVARFPPTDPSRADRWTDPRARVLDVLTAVGALVPGPVAPAMAHALDEPEDVAVRARRAATVHGLLATAAYRAVLDAGALARPPQAGRHLYADLGPLRAGLAARGVTDSLELESHLTERLGAPATGGHRFGDELGALRVRFGTGMFLGGTEEERAETLGAPEPVELPHVARALEEFGRALEELR; encoded by the coding sequence ATGCGGCAGACGGCTCCGGAAGGCCGCGGCCCGGTGCGCTACGGACCACCCGCACCCGACAGCGGCCTCCCCGTCCTGCCCGGACTCGCCGGGCTCCTCGCCGCGGCCGCCGGACGCGCCACCCCCGAGCCGCCCGGCGGCGGGCCCGTCCTGCGCGAGGCCGCCGCCGGCTACTGGTGGCGCCGCGGCCTGCGCACCCACCCCGAGGACGTCGCCGCCGCCCCCGGCGCCCCCGCCCTCCTGCTCGCCCTGATCGCCGCCCACGGCGGCGACCTCCTGCTGCCCCGCCCCTGCCCCGCCTGGTGGACCCCGCAGGCCCGCCTCCTCGGCCGGCCCGCCTACCACGTGCCCACGCCCGCCGAGGCCGGCGGCGTCCCCGACCCGTACGCCCTCCTGGAGACCGTCCGGCGGATCCGCGCCGAGGGCGGCGACCCCCGCGTCCTGCTGCTCTCCGTCGCCGACGACCCCACCGCCACCGTCGCCCCGCCCGAACTCGTCCGCGAGGCCTGCGAGGCCGCCGTCGCCGAGGGCCTCCACGTCATCAGCGACGAGACCTGGCGCGACACCCTCCACCACCCGCACGACACCATGCTGCTCAGCCCCGCCGAGATGTGCCCCGACGACGTCACCGTCCTCACCGACCTCGGCGGCGCCCTCACCCCCGCCGCCTGGCCCTGTGCCGTCGCCCGCTTCCCGCCCACCGACCCGTCCCGCGCCGACCGCTGGACCGACCCCAGGGCCCGCGTCCTCGACGTGCTCACCGCCGTCGGCGCCCTCGTCCCCGGGCCCGTCGCCCCCGCCATGGCCCACGCCCTCGACGAACCCGAGGACGTCGCCGTGAGGGCCCGGCGCGCCGCCACCGTCCACGGACTGCTCGCCACGGCCGCGTACCGCGCCGTCCTCGACGCCGGAGCCCTCGCCCGGCCCCCGCAGGCCGGCCGCCACCTCTACGCCGACCTCGGCCCGCTGCGCGCCGGGCTCGCCGCCCGGGGCGTCACCGACTCCCTGGAACTGGAGAGCCACCTCACCGAGCGGCTCGGCGCCCCGGCGACCGGCGGCCACCGCTTCGGCGACGAACTCGGCGCCCTGCGCGTCCGGTTCGGCACCGGCATGTTCCTCGGCGGCACCGAGGAGGAACGCGCCGAGACCCTCGGAGCGCCCGAACCCGTGGAACTACCCCATGTGGCCCGGGCGTTGGAGGAGTTCGGGAGAGCCCTGGAGGAACTCCGATGA
- a CDS encoding MBL fold metallo-hydrolase gives MTERTAPPARAGQAPYPGRVAPPAPAPTPVLQPLGRLRQDWPRTFADRLTAPLPGVRALARLAREGAVRPRAEGLRDIPLLPFEPGPLPPAGPETLAVTWAGHASWILRVGGLTVLTDPVWSRRIFGTPARLTPVGVRWEDLPPVDAVVISHNHFDHLDGPTLKRLPRHTPLFVPAGLGRWFTRRRFSRVTELDWWEAAELDGVRFDFVPAHHWSKRTLLDTCRSLWGGWVLTDRAGRRVHFAGDSGYGHWFAEIGRRYPGIDLALLPIGAYDPRWWLSDVHTDPEEAVRAHQDLGARRMAPMHWATFVLSSEPVLEPLTRVRAAWEKAGLSREDLWDLPVGASRVLVP, from the coding sequence ATGACCGAACGGACGGCACCCCCCGCCCGGGCCGGACAGGCCCCGTACCCCGGCCGGGTCGCGCCCCCCGCCCCCGCGCCCACGCCCGTCCTCCAGCCCCTCGGACGGCTGCGCCAGGACTGGCCGCGCACCTTCGCCGACCGGCTCACCGCACCCCTCCCCGGCGTCCGGGCCCTGGCCCGCCTCGCCCGCGAAGGAGCCGTACGCCCGCGCGCCGAGGGCCTCCGCGACATCCCCCTGCTGCCCTTCGAGCCCGGCCCGCTGCCGCCCGCCGGACCCGAGACCCTCGCCGTCACCTGGGCCGGGCACGCCAGCTGGATCCTGCGCGTCGGCGGACTCACCGTCCTCACCGACCCCGTCTGGTCCCGCCGCATCTTCGGCACACCGGCCCGGCTCACCCCCGTCGGGGTCCGCTGGGAGGACCTGCCGCCCGTCGACGCCGTGGTCATCAGCCACAACCACTTCGACCACCTCGACGGCCCCACCCTCAAACGGCTGCCCCGGCACACCCCGCTCTTCGTCCCGGCCGGACTCGGCCGCTGGTTCACCCGCCGCCGGTTCAGCCGCGTCACCGAGCTCGACTGGTGGGAGGCCGCCGAACTCGACGGCGTCCGCTTCGACTTCGTCCCCGCGCACCACTGGTCCAAGCGCACCCTCCTGGACACCTGCCGCTCCCTGTGGGGCGGCTGGGTGCTCACCGACCGGGCAGGGCGCCGCGTCCACTTCGCCGGGGACAGCGGATACGGCCACTGGTTCGCCGAGATCGGCCGCCGCTACCCCGGCATCGACCTGGCGCTGCTCCCGATCGGCGCGTACGACCCCCGCTGGTGGCTCAGCGACGTCCACACCGACCCCGAGGAGGCGGTCCGCGCCCACCAGGACCTCGGCGCGCGGCGGATGGCGCCCATGCACTGGGCCACGTTCGTGCTCTCCTCCGAGCCGGTCCTCGAACCCCTCACCCGGGTCAGGGCCGCCTGGGAGAAGGCCGGCCTGTCCCGCGAGGACCTGTGGGACCTGCCGGTCGGCGCCTCACGGGTGCTCGTTCCCTGA
- a CDS encoding DedA family protein, translating into MVTAVRELPPESTQQAVGYPSLFLLVALGALVPVVPTGAIVSSAAVVAFHQSSPFSLLFVFLVSALAALLGDTALYWLGQRGVRSRNGSRWLAALRSRVTPDRLAHAQERLDTHQVSVLVLSRLVPAGRIPVMLACLLAGMPLRRFVRGDAAACLAWAATYQLIGILGGSLFPEPWQGVVAAVGLTVLLSAVPALWRRLRGTPREAPSGNEHP; encoded by the coding sequence ATGGTCACGGCGGTGCGCGAGCTGCCGCCGGAGTCGACGCAGCAGGCGGTCGGCTATCCCTCGCTGTTCCTGCTCGTGGCGCTCGGCGCGCTGGTGCCGGTCGTGCCGACGGGCGCGATCGTCAGTTCGGCGGCGGTGGTCGCCTTCCACCAGTCCTCGCCGTTCTCGCTGCTCTTCGTCTTCCTGGTGTCGGCGCTCGCCGCGCTGCTCGGCGACACCGCGCTCTACTGGCTCGGGCAGCGCGGGGTCCGTTCCCGCAACGGCTCGCGGTGGCTCGCCGCCCTGCGGTCCCGGGTGACGCCGGACCGTCTCGCGCACGCGCAGGAACGGCTCGACACGCACCAGGTGTCGGTGCTCGTGCTGTCCCGGCTCGTGCCGGCCGGCCGGATCCCGGTGATGCTGGCGTGTCTGCTCGCCGGGATGCCGCTGCGCCGCTTCGTCCGGGGGGACGCGGCGGCGTGCCTGGCGTGGGCGGCGACGTACCAGCTGATCGGGATCCTGGGCGGCTCGCTCTTCCCCGAGCCCTGGCAGGGAGTGGTCGCGGCGGTGGGTCTGACGGTGCTGCTCAGCGCGGTCCCGGCGCTGTGGCGGCGGCTCCGCGGGACACCTCGGGAGGCGCCGTCAGGGAACGAGCACCCGTGA
- a CDS encoding MBL fold metallo-hydrolase — protein sequence MPVEVTWWGHATCTVEDSGVRFLTDPLFARRLAHLRRRRGALPPPEAARAEAVLVSHLHADHLHLSSLAQLPPGTRILVPRGAPAAVPGLRRLDRHGLRLTEVEPGDAVTVEGVTVRAVPALHDGRRLPVGPHRSPALGYVVEGEARTYFAGDTGLFDGMADAVGPVDVALLPVGGWGPFLGHGHLDAGRAAEALAALSPAAAVPVHFGTYWPIGLDGVRPHEFHAPGDEFVRHAARLAPKVAVHLLGHGDRVRPEVAR from the coding sequence ATGCCGGTGGAGGTCACCTGGTGGGGTCACGCGACCTGCACGGTCGAGGACTCCGGGGTCCGGTTCCTCACCGATCCGCTGTTCGCGCGGCGGCTCGCCCATCTGCGCCGGCGGCGCGGCGCCCTGCCGCCGCCCGAGGCCGCCCGGGCCGAGGCCGTCCTCGTCTCGCACCTGCACGCCGACCACCTCCATCTCTCCTCCCTCGCGCAGCTCCCGCCGGGGACGCGGATCCTCGTGCCGCGCGGCGCGCCCGCCGCCGTACCGGGTCTTCGCCGGCTCGACCGGCACGGGCTGCGGCTGACCGAGGTGGAGCCGGGCGACGCGGTGACGGTGGAGGGCGTGACCGTACGGGCCGTGCCGGCGCTCCACGACGGGCGGCGGCTCCCGGTCGGGCCGCACCGCTCCCCCGCGCTCGGGTACGTCGTGGAGGGCGAGGCGCGGACGTACTTCGCCGGGGACACCGGTCTCTTCGACGGCATGGCGGACGCGGTGGGCCCGGTGGACGTGGCCCTGCTGCCGGTCGGCGGCTGGGGGCCGTTCCTCGGGCACGGTCATCTGGACGCGGGGCGGGCGGCCGAGGCGCTCGCCGCGCTCTCGCCGGCGGCGGCGGTGCCGGTGCACTTCGGCACGTACTGGCCGATCGGGCTCGACGGGGTGCGGCCGCACGAGTTCCACGCGCCGGGCGACGAGTTCGTCCGGCACGCGGCCCGGCTCGCGCCGAAGGTGGCGGTCCACCTCCTCGGCCACGGCGACCGGGTGCGGCCGGAGGTCGCGCGGTGA
- a CDS encoding phage holin family protein — translation MVAVWAVSTLTMLVLAGLLPDFQLQSADGDSFTRTALTAATAAGAFGLLGALVWPVIVRALLLVPALVLGLLVFFLNGSLLLVALWLIPDGRGAADPETAVVVAAVMSAVASGTSTALAVRDDDAYRRRLYRLTGRTRPRDPVDLAGAVPGTVFLQLDGVGHHVLRGAVADGLMPTVAGWLDAGHRLTPWRTDWSSQTGASQLGILHGSNEDVPAFRWYEKDTGRLMVSNRPASAVELQRRAVRRTGDAGLLTVDGASRGNLFSGGADQLALVLSMAARRGRRNRSRAGYFAYFSDPANAVRTAGSLVTECVREMYQSTRARLRRETPRVSRGGTYPFVRAFATVVERDVVVSAVMGDMLAGRTAVYADLVAYDEVAHHSGPHGRDTDQVLKRLDRAIALIETVAEHAPRPYRIVLLSDHGQSPGETFASAYGLTLKELVRAGCGLPVPRRVRRTRWGHPRTESGGASEARDAARDALRSALHRPVDENGETARELPARLSEPVVLASGNLGLVSFPDVPHRMTREEIDRRHPALLRTLAHHPGVGFVLVASAEHGSVVLARDGVEVPVAELADDGPLAVFGRGAARAVRRTDGFPHVADIMVNSMYDPATGSVHAFEEQIGSHGGLGGEQSHAFLLSPPDLSPPVGEGEELVGAEQVHRVLRRWLRESSGPQVPLGPREISSSTGASESLLPVDDPVTQDKNR, via the coding sequence ATGGTCGCGGTGTGGGCGGTGTCCACGCTCACGATGCTCGTCCTCGCCGGGCTGCTCCCCGACTTCCAGCTCCAGTCCGCCGACGGCGACAGCTTCACGCGAACCGCCCTCACCGCCGCCACGGCCGCGGGCGCCTTCGGTCTGCTCGGCGCGCTCGTCTGGCCGGTGATCGTGCGGGCCCTGCTGCTCGTCCCGGCACTCGTCCTCGGCCTGCTCGTCTTCTTCCTCAACGGCTCGCTGCTGCTCGTCGCGCTGTGGCTGATCCCCGACGGGCGCGGCGCCGCCGACCCCGAGACCGCCGTCGTGGTCGCCGCCGTCATGTCCGCCGTCGCCTCCGGCACCTCCACGGCCCTCGCCGTCCGCGACGACGACGCCTACCGGCGCCGGCTCTACCGGCTCACCGGCCGCACCCGCCCCCGTGACCCGGTCGACCTGGCGGGGGCGGTGCCCGGCACGGTCTTCCTCCAGCTCGACGGCGTCGGCCACCACGTGCTGCGCGGCGCCGTCGCCGACGGCCTCATGCCGACCGTCGCGGGCTGGCTGGACGCCGGCCACCGGCTCACCCCCTGGCGCACCGACTGGTCCAGCCAGACCGGCGCCAGCCAGCTCGGCATCCTGCACGGCTCCAACGAGGACGTGCCCGCCTTCCGCTGGTACGAGAAGGACACCGGCCGGCTCATGGTGTCGAACCGCCCGGCGAGCGCGGTCGAGCTCCAGCGGCGGGCCGTGCGCCGCACCGGGGACGCCGGTCTGCTCACCGTCGACGGGGCCTCCCGGGGCAACCTCTTCAGCGGCGGCGCCGACCAGCTCGCCCTCGTCCTGTCGATGGCGGCCCGCCGGGGCCGCCGCAACCGCTCCCGGGCCGGCTACTTCGCGTACTTCTCCGACCCGGCCAACGCCGTCCGCACCGCCGGATCGCTCGTCACCGAGTGCGTCCGGGAGATGTACCAGTCGACGCGGGCACGGCTGCGCCGGGAGACCCCGAGGGTCTCGCGCGGCGGCACGTACCCCTTCGTCCGGGCCTTCGCGACGGTCGTCGAGCGGGACGTCGTGGTCTCCGCCGTGATGGGGGACATGCTGGCCGGCCGGACCGCGGTCTACGCCGATCTCGTCGCGTACGACGAGGTGGCGCACCACTCGGGACCGCACGGCCGCGACACGGACCAGGTCCTGAAGCGCCTCGACCGGGCGATCGCGCTCATCGAGACCGTCGCCGAGCACGCCCCGCGCCCGTACCGGATCGTCCTCCTCTCCGACCACGGGCAGTCCCCGGGCGAGACCTTCGCGTCGGCGTACGGTCTGACGCTCAAGGAACTCGTACGGGCCGGGTGCGGGCTCCCGGTGCCGCGCCGGGTGCGGCGGACCCGGTGGGGGCACCCCCGGACGGAGTCCGGGGGAGCTTCGGAGGCGCGGGACGCGGCCAGGGACGCGCTGCGCAGCGCCCTGCACCGGCCGGTGGACGAGAACGGCGAGACGGCGCGGGAGCTGCCCGCCCGGCTCTCCGAGCCGGTGGTCCTCGCCTCGGGGAACCTCGGTCTGGTCTCCTTCCCCGATGTGCCGCACCGGATGACCCGGGAGGAGATCGACCGCCGCCATCCGGCGCTGCTGCGGACCCTGGCGCACCATCCGGGAGTCGGTTTCGTGCTCGTGGCGAGCGCCGAGCACGGTTCGGTGGTGCTCGCCCGCGACGGGGTGGAGGTGCCGGTCGCCGAGCTCGCGGACGACGGGCCGCTCGCCGTCTTCGGGCGGGGCGCGGCGCGGGCGGTGCGGCGCACGGACGGCTTCCCGCACGTCGCGGACATCATGGTCAACTCCATGTACGACCCGGCGACGGGCAGCGTGCACGCCTTCGAGGAGCAGATCGGCTCGCACGGCGGTCTCGGCGGCGAGCAGTCGCACGCCTTCCTGCTCTCGCCGCCGGACCTCTCGCCGCCGGTGGGGGAGGGGGAGGAGCTGGTGGGGGCGGAGCAGGTGCACCGGGTGCTGCGGCGCTGGCTGCGCGAGTCCTCGGGTCCCCAGGTGCCGCTGGGGCCCCGGGAGATTTCCTCGTCCACGGGCGCATCGGAATCACTTCTTCCGGTTGATGACCCGGTCACGCAGGACAAAAACCGCTGA